One Thermodesulfobacteriota bacterium genomic region harbors:
- a CDS encoding MFS transporter encodes MKYRPIGVLSVGHLVTDINQGALPAMLPFFIAAYDLSYAAAAGIVFAANMTSSIVQPLFGHAADRFSKPWLLSVGLILAGMGLALCGMFQSYHWIMFLAIVSGIGIAAYHPEAARLVNFAAGTRKGTAMSLFGVGGTIGFAIGPVIVTTALLQWGLKGTLVLIVPVSIMALVMASQFSAFESLETRRSRDRSVSDTEDFKDNWGAFSRLTITIIGRSIIFYGLNTFIPIYWINALNQSKAAGAMALTIFAGSGILGNLLGGNLADRIGQKKVMLLGFFGLTLLLPMLIMTNTAQVAMLLLIPIGLMLYGTYSPSIVLGQNYLPNRVGLSSGVTLGVAVAIGGGAAPVIGRIADLYGIWFSLVSIAFLPIFFCAIVLSLPNPQRRISKDAHRKPLPATQKA; translated from the coding sequence TATCTGTCGGACATTTGGTCACCGACATTAACCAGGGCGCATTACCCGCCATGCTTCCGTTTTTTATTGCGGCATATGATCTTTCCTATGCAGCCGCAGCAGGGATCGTGTTTGCCGCTAACATGACATCAAGTATCGTCCAGCCACTGTTTGGTCATGCAGCAGATCGATTTTCCAAACCATGGCTATTATCTGTAGGTCTGATACTGGCAGGCATGGGTCTTGCTTTATGCGGAATGTTTCAGAGTTACCACTGGATCATGTTCCTGGCTATCGTCAGTGGGATAGGCATTGCAGCATACCACCCGGAGGCGGCGCGACTGGTCAATTTTGCAGCCGGAACCAGGAAGGGAACCGCCATGAGCCTTTTTGGCGTCGGAGGCACCATAGGTTTTGCCATCGGTCCAGTGATAGTAACCACAGCCCTGCTTCAGTGGGGATTAAAAGGAACCTTGGTCCTTATCGTACCTGTCTCCATAATGGCTTTAGTTATGGCAAGTCAATTTTCAGCATTTGAATCTCTGGAAACAAGGAGAAGCCGGGACCGGAGTGTATCGGACACTGAGGATTTCAAAGATAACTGGGGTGCATTTTCACGGCTAACCATTACCATCATCGGGCGTTCGATTATTTTTTACGGTTTAAATACCTTTATTCCGATCTATTGGATCAATGCCTTGAATCAGTCAAAAGCAGCAGGAGCCATGGCACTGACCATTTTTGCAGGCTCCGGGATACTGGGCAATCTGTTAGGCGGCAATTTGGCCGACCGAATAGGACAAAAAAAAGTGATGTTGCTTGGATTTTTCGGCCTGACGTTATTGCTGCCGATGTTAATTATGACGAACACCGCACAGGTAGCAATGCTGTTATTGATCCCTATCGGATTAATGCTCTATGGGACTTACAGTCCGTCAATCGTATTGGGTCAAAACTATCTCCCCAATCGTGTCGGGCTGTCATCAGGTGTGACTCTCGGTGTTGCTGTTGCGATTGGAGGTGGAGCCGCCCCAGTTATAGGAAGGATAGCCGATCTTTATGGAATCTGGTTTTCACTGGTCTCAATCGCCTTTTTACCAATATTTTTCTGTGCAATCGTATTGAGTTTGCCCAATCCTCAAAGAAGGATTTCAAAAGATGCCCACAGAAAGCCTCTACCGGCAACGCAAAAAGCTTAA